The genomic window CGACGTCGGCGGCGCCACGTCGAGGGCGAGGTCGGCCAGGGTTTCGTCGACCAGGAGCCAAGTCCCGGTGCGCTGCGCCGTGCGCAGAATCCGCGTGCGCGTCTGGGCAGGCATCACCAGTCCAGTTGGATTGTGGAAGTCGGGGATCAGAAAGGCCGCGTGAGGGACGGTTTGCCGCAATGTGGCGTCCATGATGTCTGGATCCCAGCCGTCCGGTCCGACGGGAACCGTCACGGCGTGAAGACACTGCCGACGCAGCGCCTCCAGGGCGTTGGGGTAGGTCGGTGTCTCCACCAGGACCCTGTCTCCAGGAGAGCACAGCAGCCCCAGGGCGAGGCTTACTGCGTGCTGCGCACCGGAGGTGATCAGGATCTGCTCCGGGATGGTGGCAAGCCCGCGCTCGGTGAAGTGTGCGGCGACCATGGCTCGCAGATCAGGCAGCCCGTAGGGGTGGTAGCCCGGGGTTGGGGACTGTGCGATCAGCTGCTGGGCAGTTGATCGCAATGCCTCGGCGAGCTCCTGTGGCGGGAGCCCGGGCGAGGCTCGGGCAAGGTCGATCACGCTGTCCTCCGCGCGGACAGTGCGGGCGACGTTGGTGGGCGTGCGTCCCTCAGGCAGGGATGTGAAGGTTCCCGAGCCGCGGTGGCTGCGGGCGAAGCCGGTCTCTTTCAGAAGGTTGTAGGCGTAGTTGACCAGGGTGCGGCTGGCTCCCAGAGCCTGTGCGAGCGCCCGTTCGGAGGGCAGCCTGACGTGCAAGGCGATCCGCCCGTCCAGAACAAGCTGGCTGATGGCCTGTGCAAGCAGACGATAGGGGGTGTCGCGTCCGTGCAGGGCTGGCAGCAGCGAAGCGAGCTGTCCGCTCCCCAACGCCTGCTGGGCTTGGGGAGCCGGGGCCGGTCGCGGATTTGGACTGCGCATGGCTCGCCTTTCGAGCGGAGGAACACCCAGAAGAACGGTCAGTTGCTGCAAGGCGTCCCTGTGTAGGCCGTCAGGTCGATGGTCGAATGGCCGTCCTCCACAGGACCGCCCCAAGGGCACTCATGGCGAAGAGCGCCAGGATGCTGAAGTCGGGGACGAAGCTGCCAGTCGAGTCCTTGAGTAGTCCCAGCCCCGGAGGGACCAGGATCACCGCGATCTGGTTGACAGCCATGGCAAGGCCGAGGGCAAACCCCGACTTCCCTGGTGGCGAGCAGTCCGCCACGTAGGCGACCCACGGTCCGTACCAGCCGAATCCGAAGAACCCCAACCAGGCCACCAGCCCACCGACGAATAACGCCGAGTGCAAAGGAGCGACGGCCCACACGAGCAGCCCGGTTGCGGCACAGCTCATACAGGTCAGCACTGGAACCAGACGGCCGGTGCTGCGATCACTCCACGCGGCCAGGACGATACGACCGACCACACCGCAACCGAGCATCAGCAGAAGGAACGAGGCGGCCTGACCCACCGGCATCGACGCCTTGGTGTGGAGGTATAGCTCCGTCAGCAGCGACAGTCCGTACTGGAGTGACGTCATGCTGACCCCCGACAAGATGATGGTGATCATTGCTGGTGCCCGAGCCACTTCGAAACGGGCTGCCAACTGCACCCGCAGCGAAGCGCTGCGGGACGCATCCGCCGACGGGAGATCTGGCGAGCGGTAGAAGCCCATGAACACCGCACCGCCTACCAATGCCAGTGCGCCGGAGGCCACAAGCGGTGCCCGCCATCCGTAGGATCTCGCCAGCCAAGGGAGCAGGGCCGCCGCCAGCGCACCTCCCAGGGGCAGGCCTGCCTGCCGGATACCCATCGCGAAACCGCGCTGCGACGTCGCGAACCAAGAGGCTACCGACTTGCTGCCGCCGGGCTGAGCTGTGCTGTATCCCGCCCCCACGACCAGCAGACCCACCAGCAGCCACCCGTACCCCGGTGCGGCGCTCCCTCCCAGCAGCCCCGCGCCCACGATCACGCTGCCCGCGCCCACGACCCATCGCTCCGGGTAGCGGTCCAGCAGCTCGCCTGCCACCAGAAGTCCGGCCAGCGGCACCAGCTGCGCCGCGGTGACCAGCAGCCCGATCTGCGTAGTGCTCAGATGCATTTCCCGCTGCAGGTAGACGGTGATCGAGCCGAGCCCTTGGACGAAGAAGCAGGCACACGCCTGGGCGAACGTCGCTATCACCAGGACCACCCAGCGATAGCCGGACCGCCGAGCGCTGCGTGATCGCTCCGCGTGTTCCGTGACAGTCACATCGAACTCCCGTGTATTGCAGTCCCTCGACACGAGGACGCCCAGATAGCGGCACGGCTCAGCCGACCCGGCACCCTTTGTGGTTCGAGCGCAGCAACTATCCAGGGACTGCCGACCCGTGCAGCAGCCGACCTTCGACATACGCTGAGGCCGCCGCAGGCAGTTCCTCCACACGCCCACTGCGCAGCACGGTGAGACTGCCGGTAGCGGCGACCCCCGGCTGGGGTTTGAGGCCCACGCTTGCCAGTGCCCGGCGGGCCAGAGCATCAGCCGAGCCGTGCAGCGCGGGCCCGGCCCCGCCACCGCCTCGCAGCAGCACAGCACGGATCTGAGGGGCGACCAGCTCGTAGTGCGTACATGCAAGGACAACCGAGCGGACAGCGATGGGGGTCTTGGCAACCGCGGCAGTGATGGCGGCAGTCGTCGCTTCCGCGTCCGCGGTTTCGATCGCGTCCGACAGCCCATGGCAGGCGACCTCGGCCACTGACACGCCCGCTGCGAAACGCCCGAGCAGACGCTGCAGCCCTTCGCTGCGGACCCCGGTCGGCGTGCCCCATACAGCGAACGGGCCGCCGCCAGCAGCGGCCTCTGCCACGGCGGGCAGGGTCTCGACCACCACCACGCTGGTTCCCAGGCTGGCCCGGATAGCGGGCATGGCAAGCAACGTGGCCGTGTTGCACGCGACAATCAGCAAATCCGGCTGGAAGGCAGCCGCCGCCTCAGCTACCAAAAGCGCACGTGCCGTGAGGTCCTCGGGAGTGCGCACCCCCCAGGGCATGCCATCAGGATCTGTGGACAGCACCAGATCCACATCAGGACGAAGCCGCCGCACAGCAGCCGCGGTGGCCAGCAGCCCAAGCCCGACATCCATGACCGCAACGCGTGGCGGCCCATCGCCGCTACGAGCCCGCCATCTCGACGCGCTGACGCCATGCAGCAGATTGTCCACGCTCTCCACCATGCCCCACCTCCACACAGGCGCCACGCACGCCGAAGAAGCCAAGTCTTAAGCCGGCCCGAACTCACGAGACATAGCCAATCCGCAGCAAGTGGTCGAGCCGTACCCCACATCCCGCCTGCCGACATTCAAGGCGGCGCGTCCGGTGGTGCCCGCGTACACGCGAATGTGCCCTGGCAGGTAGAGGTGGTCGCCTTCCCGGCCCCGCAGGCGTCGTCCGGCCAGGATCCCGCCGGCCGCGCCGTACGCGACGTCTCCCGGCCCGCCAGCACTGCTCGCGTTACGTGGGACGACGAGGCAACGCCGCCGGGAGACGCGCCACTGCCGGCGGCGCTCGTCGCCCTCTGGCGTGCGGGCCGGGTCCTCATGGTCTTCGATCGGTACCGTCAGTCCTGGGAACTTCCGGGCGGGTGTATCGAGCAGGGTGAATCGCCTCGTCAGGCAGTTCTGCGTGAACTGTTGGAGGAGAGCGGGCAGGAGCCTGACGGACCGTTGCGGTTCGTCGGCTATGCAAAATTTGTACTGGCACCCGACCAGCGAGTCGAATACCTGGCCGTGTTCGCAGGTCACTGTGCCGGAGCCCGCGCCTTTCAAGCCAACGAGGAGACCGCAGCCGTTCACTGGTGGGATCTTCACGAAGCACTCCCAGGGCATGTTCAGCGCCTGGACGCCTGTCTCGCCGAGCTCACGCGCTTGCCCAGCAGATCGCCCCACCCGGGCTGAGCGGCCGACGCTGTCGGGGCCTGGGATGTCCCGACCTGGCGGGCGGTCGTTGGACTTGGAGCCCCGCTTCGGCGGGCTCTGGGGCGGGCCTGGACCTCACCAGCTGGTGGACCATCGGCTGCCAGTACGCCGCCCGGGACTAACAGATCGCGCCGGCAGCACCGCGGCGGAGCAGTGGCGCGGCCGGTAGCCCGGGCGCTGCGGCGGCACCGGGTTGGTGCCGCCGCATCTGCTTCGAGTTCGGCTTCGGGACGCTCTGCCACCACCCCCGCCGCGCACAGCATTCAGTCCTGCTGCTGGGAGACCGCCGGCTCGGACTCTTCGGCCTCGTCTGGCTGCGTCCAAGCGTCAGGAATGAAGTGCGAGTAGCTCTCGCGCAGGTGCTGGGTAACGCGGTCGTCGGTCGCCTCGTAGTTGAGCTGTTCCTGGAAGAACCGCAGCTTCTTTTCCCCGGCGTCAAGGATCTCGCCCCAGTTCTTGACCCAGACCTCGTAGTCCTCCTGGATGTCAGCGAGACCGGGCGGCCGGTCCTTCTGTCGGATGTCGCGAAGGATCTTGTCGGAGTATGCGTAGGTGATGAGGTAGAAGCGCCACTTGGCGCCCACCCCGCTGTACTGGGGGTCATCGATGATGGCTCGTGCGTAGCTCTTGATCTGGTCGAGTTCCTTCGGGCCGACCTTCACCGTGGGTCGCTTGAGTTCGATGACGAGCCGCTCGGTGGAGTTGTCATCCCGGCGACTGCGGAAGAGCAGAATGTCGACCCGGCCGCCGCGCCCGTCCGGCTGGGTCACAGTCTCGAGCTCGTGTTCCAGGACCACGTCTTCACCGAGGTGGTCTTCCAGGTGCGCACGCAGGACGTTGGTGAGCCCGAGCTCGCTCCTGGTCATGTTCCAGTCTTCGCCGAACAGCCAGAGGTTCTTGTTGACCATGGGATGGAGCTGGTCGACCTCTCGCAGGTCCTTCCGGCGGTGTTCGTCGGCGAGGATCCCGCGGAGTGCCCGGATGAAGTTCAGGCGGTTGGTGACCGTGGTGGCCGCGCCGATGACGTGCGTCAGGTCAGTGCTGTCCAGGAGATTCTTCAGGTGCCGGCGATCGTCGTCGCTGAGCGCCAGGACCTTTTCCAGGATGGTGTGGAGATCACCGGGGCTGCTCTCCAGGGCGGTGCGGATGAGGTTGACCGACAGGCTGCGGGCCGCGCCCTTGCTGGGCAGCGCGTGCCGGGCGGCGGTGACGACGACATCGAAGGTCTGGCGCTCCACGGCGAGAGCGCCGGTCGCCAGCTCGTCATCGTAGGGGTAGATACCTTCGGACTTGAGCTGCCGCACGACCTCTGCGGAGATCTGGGCCCCGCGAACGGCAAGGTGCTGCTGGACCGCCTTGACGGCTGCGTCCAAGAGGCCGGAGTGAGCCATGGTCAGGCCGTGCAGGTCGTCGACAGACAGGCCGTTGAAGAGGTTGGCGCGCAGGTAGGGGGTGAAGCTGATGATGCCGTCGGACCAGTCCTTGCCGTGCTCGCCCAGCGCGATGCCGGCAGCGTTGCACAGGAGCATGGCGCGGTCACCCATGCGTTTGTTCCACTCGACAAAGGTGACGACCGGGGGCGGATCCTCGCCTGCGTATTCCGGTGGCAGGTCCAGCTCCAGGTCGACGGGGTCGCCCACGATGATGTCGCTGGGGTCGAGCTGTTTGCCGTCGAACGTGACGCGCACGTGCGGGTACGCCAGGAGATAGAACGCCAGCTTCGCGGTGAGGTTCGCTGCGGCGTCGTCACGCTCCAGGCTGCTCAGCGGCTTGCCCTGCGGTACAGAGATGCGAACGACCGTGCCGGGCTTCTCCCGCGCTGGCCCTGTCTCCTCCACCTGCCAGATGGTGGCGTGGTCGGCGTTGCCGCGGATCCGGACCCCGACCAAGGAGTCGTCGGCCACGGCTGCAGACTCCCAGGTGAGCTGGTCTCCCAGGGCAAAAGCGAAGAGGCGGCCTTCGCCGTTACGGCCGTGCAGGATGCGTTCTCCGCCTTCGGTATGTGTCCTGCTCGTCTTCCAGGTGGTGCCGAACGCCTGGAAGGCGGTGCGCGCCCGCTCAGGTGTCATGCCGTGGCCGTTGTCGGTCACGACGACGTCGGTGATCGCCTTCCACCCGGAGCGCCGCAACTCGACGTCGACCTCGGTGGCATTGGCGTCCAGGGCGTTCCACACCAGTTCGGCGACCGCCGTGATCTGGGGCCTCTTCTTGAACTGGAGGATCTTGCGCTCGCCGACCGAGAGCTCGAACTCAGTCGCTGTTGTCGTTCCGAATTTGAGGGCGGCGTTTTCGCTGGTCAGGCATGGGTTGGGTGGTTCGGTGGGAGGTGTGGCCTGTCGGGTTGTCGCTCGCTGGGGAGGCCGGGATGCCGTCGGTTGTCGGACTGCTGGAACGGCACGAGGTTGCTGCTCGTCGTCGTGTCGACGGGCTGCGGGAGGAGGCCGACCGGATCCACGCCGAGTTGGCCGAGGCCGAGCAGGAATGGCGGGAGTGGTCGGTCGCCCGCAGGCGGGTCGACGCGGTGCTGGCTTCCGGCGGCGATGACCAGGCGGAAGCCTCCCAAAGCTCGCGGGATGCGGTGCAATCGAGGTCACAGGTGCCTGTGTGGCGCGAAGGGCTTGCCCGGTCGGTCCTGTCGGTGGACTACCAGCGGATCGTGCAGGCACTCGCCGACCGGTCCCGGCTTCGTCAAGGGCCCTTGACCTGCCAGGAGATGGCCGCGGTGTTCGGGATGGACGTGGTGCCGGCTCGGGTGGAGGCCTTGCGGGCGAAGGCGAAACGCCTGGTCGCGCGGGGATGGCTGACCGAGCCCTCACCAGGCCGGTTCACGCTGGCGAAGGGTGTTGCCGGGCCAGCCGGCGGGTCATGAGCAGGGTCATCGACCAGTAGACGATCGCCTCCGCGCTGGTGGTGCGGCGTTCGTAGTCGCGTGCCAGCCGGCGGGTGCGCATCAGCCAGGCGTTGGTGCGCTCAACGATCCACCGCTTGGGCAGGACCACGAAGCCGCGTCGGTCGTCGCTGCGTTTGACGATCTGCAGGACCAGCGCGAGGACGGCCAGGCAGTGCTTGACGAGGCTGCCGGTGTATCCGCCGTCTGCCCGGACCAGGACCAGACGGTGATGCGCCTCGGTCACCCGCTGGAGCAGGACCTTCGCGGCGGTGCGGTCTCCGACGTCCGCAGCGGTGACCATCACGCCCAGCAGCAGGCCGAGACTGTCGACGACGAGGTGCCTTTTGCGGCCGTTGATCAGCTTCCCGCCGTCGAAGCCGCGGCTGTCGGAGCCGACGACCGCGTCCGCCTTGACCGACTGGGAGTCGATCACGGCGGCCGTCGGCTCGATGTCCCGCCCGGCACGGGTGCGGACCCGGTCGCGCAGCCGGTCGTGGAACTCCCCGATCAGGCCGCGGTCGCGCCAGCGGCGGAAGAACGCGTAGACCCGGTCCCATGGCGGGAAATCGGCCGGCATCGCGCGCCACTTGATCCCGTTGTCGACCAGATACCGCACCGCGTCCAGTATGGCCCGGTGGCAATACGCCTCCGACTGCCCGCCCCGGCCCCGCATCCAGCCCGGCACCGGCAGCAACGGCCGGACCACCGCCCACTCCGCGTCCGTCATGTCCGACGGATACCGAGGCCGGCGCGTGCCGTGGTCGGCGGCGTTTCCGAACCGGTGTGCCAGGCAGTCACACCCCGGAGTGACCGAACTGGACGGCCCAGCCATCGACACGGAACACTCCAACACCGGGGCCTCCTGACGTTGTTCGTTGATTCGACACCATCGAACTGTTCAGAAGGCCCCACCCTTATGCACCGACCATGCCGTCACCACCCAAACGGGAACCCCGGTTCGAAGCCCACTCCCCAAGGCCGGAACGACAACAGCGACTC from Streptomyces sp. NBC_01198 includes these protein-coding regions:
- the yczR gene encoding MocR-like transcription factor YczR, whose product is MQQLTVLLGVPPLERRAMRSPNPRPAPAPQAQQALGSGQLASLLPALHGRDTPYRLLAQAISQLVLDGRIALHVRLPSERALAQALGASRTLVNYAYNLLKETGFARSHRGSGTFTSLPEGRTPTNVARTVRAEDSVIDLARASPGLPPQELAEALRSTAQQLIAQSPTPGYHPYGLPDLRAMVAAHFTERGLATIPEQILITSGAQHAVSLALGLLCSPGDRVLVETPTYPNALEALRRQCLHAVTVPVGPDGWDPDIMDATLRQTVPHAAFLIPDFHNPTGLVMPAQTRTRILRTAQRTGTWLLVDETLADLALDVAPPTSFACHASPAESSRMITIGSMSKSFWAGLRVGWLRAPANLIDELASYRIATDLGGSVVDQLLAQHLLGRRGDLLPSRLEQLRAQRAELQAALKEHLPSWSWRQPEGGLSLWVDVGRPAASVIAERAGGLGVRIESGSWFSADPGVCETRLRIPYTLPPSVLREAARLLAEAHGEDPCRSSHRRPQWIA
- a CDS encoding MFS transporter; translated protein: MTVTEHAERSRSARRSGYRWVVLVIATFAQACACFFVQGLGSITVYLQREMHLSTTQIGLLVTAAQLVPLAGLLVAGELLDRYPERWVVGAGSVIVGAGLLGGSAAPGYGWLLVGLLVVGAGYSTAQPGGSKSVASWFATSQRGFAMGIRQAGLPLGGALAAALLPWLARSYGWRAPLVASGALALVGGAVFMGFYRSPDLPSADASRSASLRVQLAARFEVARAPAMITIILSGVSMTSLQYGLSLLTELYLHTKASMPVGQAASFLLLMLGCGVVGRIVLAAWSDRSTGRLVPVLTCMSCAATGLLVWAVAPLHSALFVGGLVAWLGFFGFGWYGPWVAYVADCSPPGKSGFALGLAMAVNQIAVILVPPGLGLLKDSTGSFVPDFSILALFAMSALGAVLWRTAIRPST
- a CDS encoding glutamate racemase, which translates into the protein MVESVDNLLHGVSASRWRARSGDGPPRVAVMDVGLGLLATAAAVRRLRPDVDLVLSTDPDGMPWGVRTPEDLTARALLVAEAAAAFQPDLLIVACNTATLLAMPAIRASLGTSVVVVETLPAVAEAAAGGGPFAVWGTPTGVRSEGLQRLLGRFAAGVSVAEVACHGLSDAIETADAEATTAAITAAVAKTPIAVRSVVLACTHYELVAPQIRAVLLRGGGGAGPALHGSADALARRALASVGLKPQPGVAATGSLTVLRSGRVEELPAAASAYVEGRLLHGSAVPG
- a CDS encoding NUDIX hydrolase, producing the protein MQQIVHALHHAPPPHRRHARRRSQVLSRPELTRHSQSAASGRAVPHIPPADIQGGASGGARVHANVPWQVEVVAFPAPQASSGQDPAGRAVRDVSRPASTARVTWDDEATPPGDAPLPAALVALWRAGRVLMVFDRYRQSWELPGGCIEQGESPRQAVLRELLEESGQEPDGPLRFVGYAKFVLAPDQRVEYLAVFAGHCAGARAFQANEETAAVHWWDLHEALPGHVQRLDACLAELTRLPSRSPHPG
- a CDS encoding ATP-binding protein; the protein is MTSENAALKFGTTTATEFELSVGERKILQFKKRPQITAVAELVWNALDANATEVDVELRRSGWKAITDVVVTDNGHGMTPERARTAFQAFGTTWKTSRTHTEGGERILHGRNGEGRLFAFALGDQLTWESAAVADDSLVGVRIRGNADHATIWQVEETGPAREKPGTVVRISVPQGKPLSSLERDDAAANLTAKLAFYLLAYPHVRVTFDGKQLDPSDIIVGDPVDLELDLPPEYAGEDPPPVVTFVEWNKRMGDRAMLLCNAAGIALGEHGKDWSDGIISFTPYLRANLFNGLSVDDLHGLTMAHSGLLDAAVKAVQQHLAVRGAQISAEVVRQLKSEGIYPYDDELATGALAVERQTFDVVVTAARHALPSKGAARSLSVNLIRTALESSPGDLHTILEKVLALSDDDRRHLKNLLDSTDLTHVIGAATTVTNRLNFIRALRGILADEHRRKDLREVDQLHPMVNKNLWLFGEDWNMTRSELGLTNVLRAHLEDHLGEDVVLEHELETVTQPDGRGGRVDILLFRSRRDDNSTERLVIELKRPTVKVGPKELDQIKSYARAIIDDPQYSGVGAKWRFYLITYAYSDKILRDIRQKDRPPGLADIQEDYEVWVKNWGEILDAGEKKLRFFQEQLNYEATDDRVTQHLRESYSHFIPDAWTQPDEAEESEPAVSQQQD
- a CDS encoding IS5 family transposase, translated to MTDAEWAVVRPLLPVPGWMRGRGGQSEAYCHRAILDAVRYLVDNGIKWRAMPADFPPWDRVYAFFRRWRDRGLIGEFHDRLRDRVRTRAGRDIEPTAAVIDSQSVKADAVVGSDSRGFDGGKLINGRKRHLVVDSLGLLLGVMVTAADVGDRTAAKVLLQRVTEAHHRLVLVRADGGYTGSLVKHCLAVLALVLQIVKRSDDRRGFVVLPKRWIVERTNAWLMRTRRLARDYERRTTSAEAIVYWSMTLLMTRRLARQHPSPA